From Amycolatopsis sp. YIM 10, the proteins below share one genomic window:
- a CDS encoding MarR family winged helix-turn-helix transcriptional regulator yields MGSEPLTLYLVKRLELVIRARMDEALRPKGLTTLQFTALTALRRRRGLSSAQLARRSFVTPQTMNEMVRWLEERGHIERTRDPANRRVLLLGLTPAGEALLAECDPLVEAIEAELLAAIPAVQHPLLRQSLELGYTALTRDETTS; encoded by the coding sequence ATGGGATCGGAGCCGCTCACCCTCTACCTGGTCAAGCGGCTGGAACTGGTCATCCGCGCGCGCATGGACGAGGCGCTGCGGCCGAAGGGCCTGACCACGCTCCAGTTCACCGCGCTGACCGCGCTGCGGCGGCGCCGGGGCCTGTCGTCGGCGCAACTGGCGCGGCGCTCGTTCGTCACGCCGCAGACGATGAACGAGATGGTGCGGTGGCTGGAGGAACGCGGGCACATCGAGCGCACGCGCGACCCGGCGAACCGGCGGGTCCTGCTGCTCGGCCTGACCCCGGCGGGCGAGGCCCTCCTGGCGGAATGCGATCCGCTGGTCGAAGCCATCGAGGCGGAGCTGCTCGCCGCGATCCCGGCCGTGCAGCACCCACTGCTGCGGCAAAGCCTGGAACTCGGCTACACCGCCCTGACCCGCGACGAGACGACGAGTTAG
- a CDS encoding iron chaperone has translation MTSKTSTENYDGFTTEERDAMKERAKELKTRARRGAKADTEPEVLAKIATLPESDRVIAERLHAVIKANAPGLTPRLWYGMPAYARDGKVVCHFQPASKFKTRYAMLGFSDQANLDDGDMWASWFALADLTPAVEKRLGKLLKQAVS, from the coding sequence ATGACCAGCAAGACCAGCACCGAGAATTACGACGGCTTCACCACCGAAGAGCGCGACGCGATGAAGGAGCGCGCCAAGGAGCTGAAGACCCGCGCCCGCCGCGGCGCCAAGGCCGACACCGAGCCCGAAGTCCTCGCGAAGATCGCCACCCTGCCCGAATCCGACCGCGTGATCGCCGAGCGGCTGCACGCGGTGATCAAGGCCAACGCGCCCGGCCTCACGCCGAGGCTCTGGTACGGGATGCCCGCCTACGCCCGTGACGGCAAGGTCGTCTGCCACTTCCAGCCCGCCTCGAAGTTCAAGACCCGGTACGCCATGCTCGGCTTCAGCGACCAGGCGAACCTCGACGACGGCGACATGTGGGCCTCCTGGTTCGCACTGGCCGACCTGACCCCCGCGGTCGAGAAGCGGCTCGGCAAGCTACTGAAGCAGGCGGTGAGCTGA
- a CDS encoding long-chain fatty acid--CoA ligase, whose amino-acid sequence MRDEGLGSWPSRRARMTPDRIALVHGDQEVSYARLAARSAGLAHGLRSLGVRRGDRVAYLGPNHPAYLETLFATASLGAVFVPVNSRLAPPELAYVLDDAGVSVLVHVEGMAAGAPALRERLVAGGPRYEEFASGTGEPPDEPVGLGDPCLIMYTSGSTGRPKGAVLSHGNLTWNCVNVLVESDLTGDEVALVAAPLFHTAALGMTCLPTLLKGATAVLMESFDPAAALELIARHRVTLLFGVPAMYDAMAAHPDWASADLSSVRTLLCGGAPVPPSTIRRYLDRGLAFVQGYGLTEAAPGVLVLDPAAAHTKAGSAGVPSFFTDVRVVDPAGEPVSPGERGEIVVRGPNVMLGYWHRPAATDQALAGGWLHSGDVATVDGDGHFTVVDRIKDMIISGGENIYPAEVEAAACEHPAVELCAVIGAPDPKWGEVPRAVVVTRPGAGLTADELRAHLRERLAGYKVPKYVEFRDQLPRTGSGKIRKAELRALYR is encoded by the coding sequence ATGCGGGACGAGGGCCTCGGTTCGTGGCCGTCGCGGCGGGCGCGGATGACCCCGGACCGGATCGCGCTGGTGCACGGCGACCAGGAAGTCAGCTACGCGCGGCTCGCGGCCCGGTCGGCCGGGCTGGCGCACGGCCTGCGCTCGCTCGGCGTGCGGCGGGGTGACCGGGTCGCCTATCTCGGGCCCAACCACCCCGCCTACCTCGAAACCCTGTTCGCCACCGCGTCGCTGGGCGCGGTTTTTGTCCCGGTCAACAGCAGGCTGGCGCCGCCGGAACTGGCCTACGTGCTCGACGACGCCGGGGTGTCCGTGCTGGTGCACGTCGAAGGGATGGCGGCGGGGGCCCCGGCGCTGCGGGAACGCCTGGTGGCCGGCGGGCCGCGGTACGAGGAGTTCGCCTCGGGCACCGGCGAGCCGCCGGACGAACCGGTCGGGCTCGGCGATCCGTGCCTGATCATGTACACCTCGGGCAGTACCGGGCGGCCGAAGGGCGCGGTGCTCTCGCACGGCAACCTCACCTGGAACTGCGTCAACGTGCTGGTCGAGTCCGACCTGACCGGGGACGAGGTGGCGCTGGTGGCCGCACCGCTGTTCCACACCGCCGCGCTGGGCATGACCTGCCTGCCGACCCTGCTCAAGGGCGCGACCGCGGTGCTGATGGAGTCGTTCGACCCGGCCGCGGCGCTGGAACTGATCGCCCGGCACCGCGTCACCCTGTTGTTCGGCGTGCCCGCGATGTACGACGCGATGGCCGCGCACCCGGACTGGGCTTCGGCCGACCTGTCCAGCGTGCGGACCCTGCTCTGCGGCGGGGCACCGGTGCCGCCCTCGACCATCCGGCGCTACCTGGACCGCGGGCTCGCGTTCGTGCAGGGCTACGGCCTGACCGAGGCGGCGCCCGGGGTGCTGGTGCTCGACCCGGCCGCCGCGCACACCAAGGCGGGGAGCGCGGGCGTGCCGTCGTTCTTCACCGACGTGCGCGTGGTCGATCCGGCGGGAGAGCCGGTGTCGCCGGGCGAACGCGGCGAGATCGTGGTGCGCGGCCCGAACGTCATGCTGGGTTACTGGCACCGGCCCGCGGCCACCGACCAGGCGCTGGCCGGCGGCTGGCTGCACTCCGGTGATGTGGCCACTGTGGACGGTGACGGTCACTTCACCGTGGTCGACCGGATCAAGGACATGATCATCTCGGGCGGGGAGAACATCTATCCCGCCGAGGTCGAGGCCGCCGCGTGCGAGCACCCCGCCGTCGAACTGTGCGCGGTGATCGGCGCGCCCGACCCGAAGTGGGGCGAGGTGCCACGCGCGGTGGTGGTGACGCGGCCCGGCGCCGGGCTGACCGCGGACGAGCTGCGCGCGCACCTGCGCGAGCGGCTCGCCGGGTACAAGGTGCCGAAGTACGTCGAGTTCCGCGACCAGTTGCCCCGGACCGGTTCCGGCAAGATCCGCAAGGCCGAGCTACGGGCGCTGTACCGGTGA
- a CDS encoding LysR family transcriptional regulator → MITAERLRVLVEVAHAGSIATAARRMGFTPSALSQQLARLEREVGCALLDRRPTGAALTEAGRLLVAHGEAITGELRAAELAIAELRERPAADLSIGAFATAGQVLVPPALRAFREAHPRTRLRLTDLEPPDGYDLVLSGDLDLLITHRYPGVRLPPARGLARRPLLADRLRLVLPSDHPLANARRPRFEHFAEDDWISGDDTAPSRVCFESLVAETGVSPRVAYETRDYAVILALVRAGLGVSFVPDTLLAGADRDGLVVRDLTGRRPVREIHTVHRDRPPSHVTTMVSLLAESAARFTPRSAHRLLQ, encoded by the coding sequence GTGATCACCGCTGAACGGCTGCGGGTGCTGGTCGAGGTCGCGCACGCCGGATCCATCGCCACCGCCGCGCGGCGCATGGGGTTCACCCCGTCCGCGCTCTCGCAGCAGCTCGCCCGGCTCGAACGCGAGGTCGGCTGCGCGCTGCTCGACCGGCGGCCCACCGGCGCCGCGCTGACCGAAGCCGGACGGCTGCTGGTCGCACACGGCGAGGCGATCACGGGTGAGCTGCGGGCCGCCGAGCTGGCCATCGCCGAACTGCGCGAACGACCGGCCGCCGACCTGAGCATCGGCGCGTTCGCGACGGCGGGGCAGGTGCTGGTCCCGCCCGCGCTCCGCGCCTTCCGCGAAGCGCACCCGCGAACCCGGCTGCGCCTGACCGATCTCGAACCGCCCGACGGCTACGACCTGGTTTTGTCCGGTGACCTCGACCTGCTGATCACCCACCGCTATCCCGGCGTCCGCCTGCCGCCCGCCCGCGGCCTCGCGCGGCGCCCGCTGCTGGCCGACCGGCTGCGCCTCGTGCTGCCCTCGGATCACCCGCTGGCAAACGCCCGGCGGCCGCGGTTCGAGCACTTCGCCGAGGACGACTGGATCTCCGGCGACGACACCGCACCGAGCCGGGTGTGCTTCGAAAGCCTGGTGGCCGAAACCGGGGTGTCGCCACGCGTGGCTTACGAAACCCGGGACTACGCGGTGATCCTCGCGCTCGTGCGGGCGGGGCTCGGCGTGTCCTTCGTGCCGGACACGCTGCTCGCCGGAGCCGACCGGGACGGGCTGGTGGTGCGCGACCTGACCGGCAGGCGGCCGGTGCGCGAGATCCACACCGTGCACCGCGACCGCCCGCCGTCACACGTCACGACGATGGTGTCCCTGCTCGCCGAGAGCGCGGCCAGGTTCACGCCGCGGTCAGCTCACCGCCTGCTTCAGTAG
- a CDS encoding serine/threonine dehydratase — MTTTLTTEVSAAAERIRPHVRRTPLLRAEVDGRPLVLKLEHLQRTGSFKLRGALNALLAGDLPAEVVTASGGNHGIGVATAAAIIGLRATVFVPESVPAGKARRIEQAGARLVRVGETYFEAAAAAREAAAGPGVRYLEAYNDPVVIAGQGTVAAEIVEDAPEVDSIAVAVGGGGLAAGVALGGVGRLTVAVEPERCACLHHALAAGEPVDAEVASVASSALGATRVGAVPFGILSSHPVRSLLVAEDEILAARDRLWEEFRLAVEPAAAVPFAAWLSGRVPGDHPCVIVCGANADWTP; from the coding sequence ATGACAACCACGCTCACGACCGAGGTCTCCGCTGCCGCCGAACGCATCCGCCCGCACGTCCGGCGGACGCCGCTGCTGCGCGCGGAGGTCGACGGCAGGCCGCTCGTGCTCAAGCTCGAACACCTCCAGCGCACCGGCTCGTTCAAGCTGCGCGGTGCGCTCAACGCGCTGCTCGCCGGGGACCTCCCGGCCGAGGTGGTGACCGCGTCGGGCGGCAACCACGGCATCGGCGTGGCGACGGCCGCCGCGATCATCGGCCTGCGTGCCACCGTGTTCGTGCCGGAATCGGTGCCCGCGGGCAAGGCGCGGCGCATCGAACAGGCCGGAGCCCGCCTGGTCCGGGTGGGCGAGACCTACTTCGAAGCCGCCGCCGCGGCGCGGGAGGCCGCGGCCGGGCCGGGCGTCCGGTACCTCGAGGCGTACAACGATCCGGTGGTGATCGCGGGCCAGGGCACGGTCGCGGCCGAAATCGTGGAGGACGCGCCGGAGGTGGATTCGATCGCGGTCGCCGTCGGGGGCGGTGGCCTCGCGGCGGGCGTCGCGCTGGGCGGGGTGGGCCGGTTGACCGTCGCCGTCGAACCCGAGCGGTGCGCGTGCCTGCACCACGCGCTGGCCGCGGGCGAACCGGTGGACGCCGAGGTGGCCTCCGTGGCGTCGTCGGCGCTCGGCGCCACGCGCGTCGGCGCGGTCCCGTTCGGGATCCTGTCGAGTCACCCCGTGCGGTCGCTGCTGGTCGCCGAAGACGAGATCCTCGCCGCGCGCGACCGGCTGTGGGAGGAATTCCGGCTGGCGGTGGAACCGGCCGCCGCGGTGCCGTTCGCCGCGTGGCTGAGCGGCCGGGTCCCCGGAGACCACCCCTGCGTCATCGTCTGCGGCGCCAACGCGGACTGGACCCCGTAG